From the Hyphomicrobium sp. ghe19 genome, one window contains:
- a CDS encoding NADP-dependent malic enzyme, whose translation MASLHRAAQVTAQEALAFHAGGKPGKLEITPTKPLATQRDLSLAYSPGVAIPVLAIAENPRDAYAYTSKGNFIAVVSNGTAILGLGNLGALAAKPVMEGKAALFKRFADLDAIDLLVDTADPEAFINSVRYLGPSFGGINLEDIKSPDCFVIEEKLKELLDIPVFHDDQHGTAIVVAAGILNGLRVVEKDIGDVKLVCAGAGAAALACLNLLVMIGVKREHITVCDIEGVVYEGRKELMDIYKAPFAQKTNARVLAEVIEGADIFLGLSAAGVLSQEMVATMGPKPIIFAMANPDPEITPEEVKAVRSDAIMATGRSDYPNQVNNVLCFPFIFRGALDVHATTINDAMKIAAAEAIAALARAEVPDKVAAAFLGERPTFGPGYIIPAPFDPRLLPHVSAAVAKAAMDSGVARNPIVDMEGYVARLRGRLDPVASWLQSTFDAVRSDPKRVVFAEGEDHAVIRAANTFLQQGFGQPILIGSKKIVTERFRELGIPLRKEFALIDTTASPFLEEFSDFLYSRLQRRGYLKRDCERLVTNERNVFGALMVAHGHADAMVSGVTRNWTSVYSDVHRVMDQKPGRHVIGVSLALNRGRAVLIADTSIHDMPTAEQLADIAVEAARAARAFGIEPRVALLAYSNFGQPKSERTEKVRQAVRILDERLVDFEYDGDMAADVALNRSLMDHYPFCRLSDTANVLVMPAFHAASISTKMLKELGGATLIGPIVVGLSHPVQICTFGSTDADIVNMAALAAYGAGRT comes from the coding sequence ATGGCCTCCCTTCATCGCGCAGCCCAAGTTACGGCTCAGGAAGCGCTCGCCTTTCACGCGGGCGGCAAGCCCGGCAAACTCGAGATTACGCCGACGAAGCCCCTGGCCACGCAGCGCGATCTGTCACTTGCTTACTCTCCGGGCGTTGCTATTCCGGTTCTCGCGATCGCGGAGAACCCACGGGACGCATATGCCTATACGAGCAAAGGCAACTTCATCGCGGTGGTGTCGAACGGCACGGCCATTCTCGGACTTGGCAATCTCGGCGCGCTGGCTGCAAAGCCGGTCATGGAAGGCAAGGCGGCGCTGTTCAAGCGGTTCGCGGACCTCGATGCCATCGATCTCCTCGTCGACACGGCCGATCCCGAGGCCTTTATCAACTCAGTTCGTTATCTTGGACCCTCGTTCGGCGGCATAAATCTCGAAGACATCAAGTCGCCCGACTGTTTCGTCATCGAGGAGAAACTCAAAGAGCTGCTCGATATCCCGGTCTTCCATGACGATCAGCATGGGACGGCGATCGTCGTTGCGGCGGGCATCCTGAATGGTCTCCGAGTCGTCGAGAAAGACATCGGCGACGTGAAGCTCGTCTGTGCCGGCGCGGGTGCTGCGGCGCTTGCCTGTCTCAATCTGCTCGTGATGATCGGCGTCAAGCGCGAACACATCACCGTCTGCGATATCGAAGGCGTCGTCTATGAGGGCCGCAAGGAACTCATGGACATCTACAAGGCGCCCTTCGCGCAGAAGACGAATGCGAGGGTGCTGGCGGAGGTCATTGAAGGCGCCGACATTTTCCTCGGGCTCTCGGCGGCGGGTGTGCTTTCGCAAGAGATGGTCGCGACGATGGGGCCAAAGCCAATCATTTTCGCGATGGCAAACCCCGATCCGGAAATTACACCGGAAGAAGTGAAGGCTGTCCGGTCCGACGCGATCATGGCGACGGGCCGCTCCGACTATCCAAACCAGGTCAACAACGTTCTCTGCTTCCCCTTCATCTTTCGCGGCGCGCTCGACGTTCACGCGACGACGATCAACGACGCGATGAAGATTGCCGCAGCGGAAGCCATCGCGGCGCTCGCGCGCGCCGAGGTTCCGGACAAGGTCGCGGCAGCCTTTCTCGGAGAACGTCCGACGTTCGGGCCGGGGTACATCATTCCCGCGCCGTTCGACCCGCGGCTTCTGCCGCACGTTTCGGCGGCCGTTGCGAAAGCCGCAATGGATTCCGGCGTGGCGCGCAATCCGATCGTCGATATGGAAGGCTACGTCGCAAGGTTGAGGGGCCGCCTCGATCCCGTCGCAAGCTGGCTGCAATCGACATTCGATGCCGTTCGCAGCGATCCGAAACGCGTTGTCTTCGCCGAGGGCGAAGATCACGCTGTCATTCGCGCGGCCAACACGTTTCTGCAGCAGGGCTTTGGGCAGCCGATCCTGATCGGTTCGAAAAAGATCGTCACCGAGCGGTTTCGCGAACTCGGCATACCGCTTCGAAAAGAATTCGCTTTGATCGACACGACGGCGTCACCGTTTCTCGAAGAGTTCTCGGATTTTCTCTATTCGCGTCTTCAGCGGCGGGGATATCTGAAGCGCGATTGCGAACGCCTCGTCACCAACGAGCGCAATGTGTTCGGCGCGTTGATGGTGGCGCACGGCCATGCGGACGCGATGGTTTCCGGTGTGACGCGCAACTGGACGAGCGTCTATTCCGATGTTCATCGCGTCATGGATCAAAAGCCGGGACGTCACGTGATCGGCGTCTCGCTGGCATTGAACCGCGGCCGCGCCGTTCTCATCGCCGACACCAGCATCCATGACATGCCGACTGCAGAGCAGCTCGCCGATATCGCCGTGGAAGCCGCGCGCGCCGCACGTGCCTTTGGTATCGAGCCGCGTGTGGCGCTGCTCGCTTACTCGAATTTCGGCCAGCCGAAGAGCGAACGCACGGAGAAGGTTCGGCAGGCGGTGCGTATTCTCGACGAGCGTCTTGTCGATTTCGAGTACGACGGGGATATGGCTGCCGACGTCGCGCTCAATCGCTCGCTTATGGATCATTATCCGTTCTGCCGTCTGTCGGACACGGCGAACGTTCTCGTCATGCCGGCGTTTCACGCCGCATCGATTTCAACCAAGATGCTGAAAGAGCTCGGTGGCGCGACGCTCATCGGGCCGATCGTCGTCGGTCTTTCGCATCCGGTGCAGATCTGCACGTTCGGGTCGACCGACGCCGATATCGTCAATATGGCGGCGCTCGCAGCCTACGGCGCCGGCCGCACGTAA
- a CDS encoding PAS domain-containing hybrid sensor histidine kinase/response regulator: MLQKLVYAWPVKSVVGAKPSSRLRRQAVKASRPYAAIALFAGVILLAGGLTASWPKFDLGLVAALAGTALLVAGAVAGILISHPWTEIVARGARLRRRDGIRKFEEIKDAHWQLSDSAIRYRQFLDAQRDFVVRRSLDGRLRFANRAFFDAFDIRAEDIIGSKYRPPVVRTEPLAGSSSSGTRTLELLRTRHGKRWIAWETSEVRGETGEIEVQSVGHDVTVAREIEENLKDARDRAEAASREKSRFLAAMSHEIRTPMNGILGMLSLMRDTRLDAEQQTHARIAEESARALLILLDDILDFSKIEAGKLDLANEDFSLQSCIALAMQLMTPDAAAKQLAFTCTMSRDVPEWVRGDEMRVRQIVLNLLSNAVKFTNTGGVAVRTGLAPDKAAGSEGAVRIAIEVADSGIGFSSDSADRLFDEFEQGETATSHPGGAGLGLAISKRLAQAMSGEIVASGDPEKGAIFTAVLELQRGGIPGDAAVGSFSSASERSGDEGHCERRRPFSVLVAEDNRINALLACKVIERAGGNPTVVEDGRSAIRVVWETLERKRPAFDLILMDLLMPDIDGLTATKSIKALYLERKAIGPSCPPIIALTANAFPEDRERCRMAGMDDYLAKPFDARDLHDLLLRWTAPSRDAVTPAA, from the coding sequence TTGTTGCAAAAACTGGTCTACGCGTGGCCCGTTAAGTCGGTTGTGGGCGCAAAACCGTCATCCCGCCTCAGGCGGCAGGCGGTCAAAGCATCGCGCCCGTATGCGGCGATAGCGCTTTTCGCTGGGGTGATCTTGCTCGCCGGCGGACTGACGGCAAGCTGGCCCAAATTTGATTTGGGCCTCGTAGCCGCTCTGGCCGGAACCGCGTTGCTGGTCGCGGGCGCCGTCGCCGGTATTCTGATATCTCACCCCTGGACCGAGATCGTCGCCCGTGGCGCGCGATTGCGCAGACGCGACGGCATCCGGAAGTTTGAAGAAATTAAAGATGCGCATTGGCAGTTGTCCGACAGCGCCATTCGCTATCGCCAATTTCTCGATGCTCAACGTGATTTTGTCGTTCGCCGCTCGCTCGATGGCCGCTTGAGGTTCGCGAACCGCGCCTTCTTTGACGCCTTTGACATCCGCGCCGAAGACATCATCGGCTCGAAATACCGCCCCCCCGTCGTCAGGACCGAGCCACTCGCAGGATCGTCCTCCTCGGGCACGCGTACGCTCGAACTTCTGCGGACGCGCCACGGCAAGAGATGGATTGCGTGGGAAACGAGCGAAGTCAGAGGCGAGACCGGCGAGATCGAAGTTCAAAGCGTAGGACACGACGTCACCGTCGCGCGTGAGATTGAGGAAAATCTCAAAGACGCCCGCGACCGCGCCGAAGCCGCAAGTAGAGAAAAATCGCGGTTCCTCGCTGCGATGAGCCACGAAATCAGAACGCCGATGAACGGGATCCTCGGCATGCTGAGCCTGATGCGCGATACGCGCCTCGATGCCGAACAGCAGACGCATGCGCGCATCGCTGAAGAGTCGGCGCGTGCTTTGCTGATCCTGCTCGATGACATTCTCGATTTCTCGAAGATCGAAGCCGGAAAACTCGATCTCGCAAATGAAGACTTCTCGCTGCAGAGCTGTATCGCCCTGGCGATGCAGCTCATGACGCCGGACGCCGCCGCGAAACAACTCGCGTTCACCTGCACGATGTCCCGCGATGTGCCCGAATGGGTGCGTGGCGACGAGATGCGCGTCCGCCAGATCGTCCTCAATCTGCTTTCAAATGCCGTGAAGTTCACCAACACCGGCGGCGTTGCCGTGAGGACCGGGTTGGCCCCGGATAAGGCAGCCGGGTCTGAAGGCGCGGTGCGTATCGCGATCGAAGTCGCCGATTCCGGCATCGGCTTTTCTTCCGACTCCGCAGACCGGCTCTTCGACGAATTCGAGCAAGGCGAAACCGCGACGAGCCATCCGGGTGGCGCGGGCCTTGGCCTCGCGATTTCGAAACGGCTCGCCCAAGCGATGTCCGGAGAGATCGTCGCCAGCGGCGACCCTGAAAAGGGCGCCATCTTCACGGCTGTGTTGGAACTCCAGCGCGGAGGTATTCCGGGTGACGCTGCCGTGGGATCGTTTTCGAGCGCCAGCGAACGATCCGGCGACGAGGGCCACTGCGAACGCCGGCGCCCCTTCAGCGTCCTCGTCGCCGAAGACAACCGGATCAACGCCCTGCTCGCCTGCAAGGTCATCGAGCGCGCGGGGGGCAATCCCACGGTCGTCGAGGACGGACGCTCCGCGATAAGGGTCGTCTGGGAAACGCTCGAGCGCAAACGCCCGGCATTCGACCTGATTCTGATGGATCTCCTGATGCCCGACATCGACGGCCTGACCGCCACGAAGTCGATCAAAGCTCTCTATTTGGAGCGAAAAGCCATCGGCCCTTCCTGCCCGCCGATCATCGCATTAACCGCGAATGCCTTCCCCGAAGACCGCGAGCGCTGCCGCATGGCCGGAATGGACGACTATCTCGCGAAGCCGTTCGACGCCCGCGATCTCCATGATTTGCTGCTCAGATGGACGGCCCCCTCGCGTGACGCGGTGACCCCGGCCGCCTGA
- a CDS encoding [protein-PII] uridylyltransferase: MTDETFSVLVPPPYFDTVAARRELTAHFNASPSPFEARPKVLDSLKTILKNARESARTALEADGNGRRCAAGLSLFQDEMIRLIYDYTVTHVYRATNPSDAERMAIVATGGYGRGLLAPGSDIDLLFLLPYKQTPWGESVAEYMLYLLWDLGFKVGHATRTVEQCLKLGLADITIRTALLDSRLILGDKQLFAEFEDRFRSEVVAGTARQFIDAKMAERDERTRRAGSSRYKVEPNIKDGKGGLRDLHTLHWLSKYIFNQDVGAAAVEAGIFTPEEVQTFRRCEDFLWRVRCFLHFLTGRAEEVLSFEVQPAMAQSLGYTSREGLRAVERFMKHYFLIAKDVGDLTTILCGALEMQQLKTSPGYKRLLNPLSWKMRREVRQKTDFRIDNDRLNVADADVFVRDPVNLIRFFAQAANTGAYLHPDAIRLLRGSLRLIDDKLRHDPEANSIFLSLLTAHGNPEASLRHMNEAGVLGRFLPEFGRIVAMMQFNMYHHYTVDEHLLRTLGNIVAIERGDLAAELPLSTAVFSSLQNRRALLVAAFIHDIGKGRKESHSTVGARIARKICPRLGMTAAETELVAWLIQEHLTMSNFAHSRDISDPDTIRAFANIVQSPERLKMLLLLTSADIMAVGPGVWNGWKGQLLRTLYHETEPLVAGGHTQAPRGERIEEAQTALRNALFNWPASDVDNFIARHYQNYWLRTDLATQIEHANVVRDAMRSHTKFATAIKTDSFTAITELTVFAPNHARLLSLFAGACAAAGANIAGAHITTTRDGFALDTFLLNREFPDDEDELRRARRIIDTIERLLNGKEQLAGLLQKRRSGSRGVEAFTVEPEVVINNALSDRLTVLEVSGRDRPGLLYELTSALSDLSLDIASAHVTTFGEKAVDVFYVTDLVGKQIVNEARQNALRTRLQSVLDPDTDPLKTASEPARA, translated from the coding sequence TTGACCGACGAAACATTCAGTGTGCTGGTCCCCCCGCCTTACTTCGATACGGTCGCGGCGCGTCGCGAACTGACCGCGCATTTCAATGCGAGTCCGTCACCATTTGAAGCACGGCCCAAGGTCCTCGACAGCCTGAAGACGATTCTCAAGAACGCCCGGGAATCTGCGCGAACCGCGCTTGAAGCCGACGGCAACGGCAGACGATGCGCCGCCGGCCTGAGCCTGTTTCAGGACGAGATGATCAGGCTGATCTACGATTACACGGTAACGCACGTCTATCGCGCGACCAACCCGTCCGACGCCGAGCGAATGGCAATCGTGGCGACAGGGGGCTACGGACGCGGCCTCCTCGCGCCGGGCTCCGACATCGATCTCCTGTTCCTGCTCCCCTACAAGCAGACGCCATGGGGCGAGAGCGTCGCCGAATACATGCTCTATCTGCTTTGGGATCTGGGCTTCAAAGTCGGGCACGCGACGCGCACCGTCGAACAGTGCCTGAAGCTCGGCCTCGCCGATATCACGATCCGAACGGCACTCCTCGATTCCCGCCTCATCCTCGGAGACAAGCAGCTTTTTGCCGAATTCGAGGATCGTTTCCGCTCTGAAGTCGTCGCCGGCACGGCACGCCAGTTCATCGACGCCAAGATGGCCGAACGCGACGAGCGAACGCGGCGCGCCGGTTCGAGCCGTTACAAGGTCGAACCGAACATCAAGGACGGCAAGGGCGGCCTCCGCGATCTGCATACGTTGCATTGGCTGTCGAAATACATCTTCAATCAGGACGTTGGCGCCGCGGCCGTCGAAGCCGGAATATTTACGCCCGAAGAGGTGCAGACCTTCCGCCGCTGCGAAGATTTTCTCTGGCGCGTTCGCTGCTTCCTGCACTTCCTGACGGGACGGGCCGAAGAGGTTCTGTCGTTCGAGGTGCAGCCCGCAATGGCACAAAGCCTCGGCTATACGTCGCGTGAAGGGCTGCGCGCGGTCGAACGCTTCATGAAGCATTATTTTCTCATCGCAAAAGACGTCGGCGACCTGACGACGATCCTCTGCGGCGCGCTCGAAATGCAGCAGCTGAAGACGTCGCCCGGCTATAAGCGCCTGCTCAATCCCCTGAGCTGGAAGATGCGGCGCGAAGTCCGCCAGAAAACCGATTTCCGCATCGACAACGATCGGCTGAACGTCGCCGACGCCGATGTCTTCGTCCGCGATCCGGTCAATCTTATTCGCTTCTTCGCGCAGGCCGCGAACACGGGCGCCTACCTCCATCCGGATGCCATTCGTCTGCTTCGCGGTTCGCTTCGACTGATCGACGACAAGCTGCGGCATGATCCCGAAGCCAACAGCATATTCCTCTCGCTGCTGACCGCGCATGGCAATCCGGAAGCCTCGCTCCGGCACATGAACGAAGCCGGCGTGCTCGGCCGCTTCCTGCCCGAGTTCGGCCGCATCGTCGCGATGATGCAGTTCAACATGTATCATCACTACACGGTCGATGAGCATCTATTGCGAACGCTCGGCAACATCGTTGCCATCGAGCGCGGCGATCTTGCAGCCGAGCTGCCGCTCTCGACGGCCGTCTTCTCCTCACTTCAAAATCGCCGTGCCCTGCTCGTTGCGGCTTTCATTCACGACATCGGCAAAGGCCGCAAGGAAAGCCACTCGACGGTCGGAGCACGCATCGCGCGCAAGATCTGCCCGCGACTGGGCATGACGGCGGCAGAAACGGAACTCGTCGCATGGCTCATCCAAGAGCACCTGACGATGAGCAACTTCGCGCATTCGCGCGACATATCCGATCCCGATACGATCCGCGCGTTCGCCAACATCGTGCAAAGTCCGGAGCGCCTGAAAATGCTCCTGCTGTTGACCTCCGCCGACATCATGGCCGTCGGCCCGGGCGTCTGGAACGGCTGGAAAGGTCAGCTCCTGCGCACGCTTTATCACGAAACCGAACCGCTCGTTGCGGGCGGCCATACGCAAGCGCCGCGCGGTGAGCGGATCGAGGAGGCGCAGACGGCCTTGCGCAACGCCCTCTTCAACTGGCCGGCGAGCGACGTCGACAACTTCATCGCACGACACTATCAGAACTATTGGCTGCGGACCGATCTGGCGACGCAAATCGAGCATGCGAACGTCGTGCGCGATGCCATGCGTTCGCACACGAAATTCGCGACCGCGATCAAAACCGATTCCTTTACCGCGATAACGGAGCTGACGGTCTTCGCCCCGAACCATGCGAGGCTTCTCTCGCTCTTCGCCGGAGCTTGCGCTGCAGCCGGCGCCAATATCGCCGGCGCGCACATCACGACGACGCGGGACGGCTTCGCACTCGACACGTTTCTGCTCAATCGCGAATTCCCTGACGACGAGGACGAGCTTCGCCGTGCACGTCGCATCATCGATACGATCGAGCGGCTGCTGAACGGCAAGGAACAGCTAGCGGGGCTCCTGCAAAAGCGGCGCTCAGGTTCGAGAGGCGTCGAGGCCTTTACCGTCGAGCCGGAGGTCGTCATCAACAACGCCCTCTCCGATCGCCTGACGGTTCTCGAAGTTTCCGGCCGCGATCGCCCGGGCCTCCTCTACGAATTGACATCCGCCCTCTCGGATCTGTCTCTCGATATCGCTTCGGCGCACGTGACCACGTTCGGCGAAAAGGCCGTCGACGTGTTTTACGTGACCGATCTGGTCGGCAAGCAGATCGTCAACGAAGCGCGCCAGAACGCGCTCCGGACGCGGCTGCAATCCGTTCTCGATCCGGACACCGATCCTTTGAAAACTGCATCTGAACCCGCCCGCGCCTAA
- a CDS encoding Trm112 family protein has product MSESEEASGDAANAVDPKLLELLVCPLTKTRLVYDAKARELISKAAGLAFPIRNGVPLMIEEAARKLTDDDLRRA; this is encoded by the coding sequence ATGAGCGAAAGCGAAGAAGCATCCGGCGACGCCGCGAATGCCGTCGATCCGAAACTTTTGGAACTGCTCGTCTGTCCTTTGACGAAGACGAGGCTTGTGTACGACGCCAAGGCGCGCGAACTCATCAGCAAGGCCGCTGGCTTGGCCTTTCCGATCAGGAATGGTGTTCCGCTCATGATTGAGGAAGCGGCGCGCAAGTTGACGGACGACGATTTACGCCGCGCTTAA
- a CDS encoding GNAT family N-acetyltransferase — protein sequence MWQSIADRGRRRPGMPGKFPAALAAFGAVKTPALRLTGLARDIEPKIYGRVGNLEVRLARTWSEIKLAQRLRYQVFYEEMSAVPTRLAQFRRRDEDAYDALCDHLLVVDIDQTKPGRAGRPERPKVVGTYRILRQEIAERGPGFYSASEYDIAPLLRRKSSTHRFMELGRSCVLSPYRSKRSVELLWHGLWTYVRENRIDVMIGCASFEGIDLDEHKMALSFLHHRALAPAEWRCRAKDHLYIPMNRMPEADLDQKAALKAMPPLIKAYLRLGAYFGDGAVLDKQFGTTDVLVIMPVANIDPRYFEHYGTPNETKSRIAVDA from the coding sequence ATGTGGCAGTCGATCGCAGACCGGGGTAGACGGCGGCCGGGCATGCCCGGGAAGTTTCCGGCAGCGCTCGCAGCATTCGGCGCCGTGAAGACGCCGGCGCTTCGCCTCACCGGATTGGCCCGCGACATCGAACCCAAAATCTACGGCCGCGTCGGCAACCTCGAGGTTCGACTAGCCCGCACATGGTCGGAAATAAAGCTCGCGCAGCGCCTTCGCTATCAGGTTTTCTACGAAGAAATGTCGGCCGTGCCGACGAGGCTCGCGCAGTTTCGCCGCCGCGACGAGGACGCCTACGACGCGCTTTGCGATCACCTTCTCGTTGTCGATATCGATCAGACGAAACCGGGACGCGCCGGACGCCCCGAAAGGCCGAAGGTCGTCGGCACCTATCGTATCCTTCGCCAGGAAATTGCCGAACGCGGCCCCGGATTCTATTCGGCAAGCGAATACGATATTGCGCCCCTTCTACGGCGCAAATCGTCGACGCACCGGTTCATGGAACTCGGCCGTTCCTGCGTTCTCTCGCCCTATCGCAGCAAACGGTCGGTTGAACTTCTGTGGCACGGCCTTTGGACGTACGTCCGCGAAAATCGTATCGACGTTATGATCGGATGCGCGAGCTTCGAAGGCATCGACCTCGACGAACACAAAATGGCGCTGAGCTTTCTTCACCACCGGGCATTGGCTCCCGCTGAGTGGCGCTGCCGCGCAAAGGATCATCTCTATATCCCGATGAACCGTATGCCCGAGGCCGACCTCGACCAGAAAGCCGCGTTGAAGGCGATGCCGCCCCTTATCAAGGCTTACCTGCGTCTTGGCGCGTACTTCGGCGACGGCGCCGTACTCGACAAGCAATTCGGCACGACCGACGTTCTCGTCATCATGCCGGTCGCCAATATCGATCCGCGCTACTTCGAGCACTATGGCACGCCGAACGAGACAAAGAGCCGGATAGCCGTCGACGCCTGA
- the mutS gene encoding DNA mismatch repair protein MutS — MSRTDVQRKSRPPESEPPATAEVSHSEGEPAVSYEATPSMAQYLEIKAANPDSLLWYRMGDFYELFFEDAVTASEALSIVLTKRGKHRGNDIPMCGVPVHRADEYLQRLIKKGYRVAVCEQLEDPAEARKRGAKAVVKRDVVRLVTPGTLTEEALLDAKASNYLTAVFGSSSGANDPAQTRVALASLDISTGEFEVAEISALDLAGELIRLAPSEVLAPDTLLADQTFVRAVEYSGGKTTPIPSAYFDSAAGTRDLKACLGVADLAGFGGFSRRELAAIGAVLKYVDLTQMGQKPLIHAPRRTGSACLFIDAASRTSLELVKSSSGDKSSSLLGAIDRTITGAGARELLARISSPLTDPLAIEARLDAVSCLLSNRRLMDDLRFLLRGTPDLARALPRLGFGRGGPRDLAAVRDALEAAGEAATMLTAATGPLPLPPELQSIRSRLTAVPPSLASALDRALVEDPPLLKRDGGFVKDGYNADLDRARALRNDSRRVMADLEARYIEETGVKTLRVRHNNILGFYIEVTQLNAKPLLSPPLSERFRHRQTMANAVRFATTELLEIEGQIASASERALSLEQEIFASLAQHIGAATEALGAAAGALGELDVYAALASLALEQGYVRPITDQSSAFEIRGGRHPVVQQALAKSEGAAFIENDCVLGRGGAAAPPGFDELPDARIWLVTGPNMAGKSTFLRQNALITVMAQMGSYVPARSAHIGIVDRLFSRVGASDDLARGRSTFMVEMVETAAILNQATEHSLVILDEIGRGTATFDGLSIAWATVEYLHGITKARALFATHYHELTALARRLDGIANVTMDVAEWQDTIVFLHKVKPGAANRSYGIQVAKLAGLPDAVVTRARQVLERLEKADRRPRVDNEGIDDLPLFSAARPTGAATANEPSAVEKLLTAMHPDELSPKAALEKLYELKALAEAQKKTKP; from the coding sequence ATGTCCAGAACCGACGTGCAGCGCAAGAGCAGGCCACCCGAATCGGAGCCGCCGGCGACAGCCGAAGTGTCGCACAGCGAAGGTGAACCGGCCGTCTCTTACGAGGCGACGCCGTCGATGGCGCAGTACCTCGAAATCAAGGCAGCAAATCCGGACAGTCTCCTTTGGTACCGCATGGGAGACTTCTACGAGCTATTCTTTGAAGATGCGGTTACCGCGTCCGAAGCGCTGTCGATCGTTTTGACGAAGCGCGGCAAGCACAGGGGGAACGACATCCCGATGTGCGGCGTCCCCGTGCACCGGGCCGACGAATATTTGCAGCGTTTGATTAAGAAGGGGTATCGCGTCGCCGTTTGCGAGCAGCTCGAAGATCCCGCTGAAGCGAGAAAGCGTGGTGCCAAGGCTGTCGTCAAACGCGATGTCGTGCGCCTCGTCACGCCCGGCACGCTCACTGAAGAAGCGCTTCTCGACGCCAAAGCCAGCAATTACTTGACCGCCGTTTTTGGCTCGTCATCCGGCGCAAACGACCCGGCCCAAACGCGCGTCGCGCTCGCCTCACTCGACATCTCGACGGGTGAATTCGAAGTGGCCGAGATTTCCGCCCTCGATCTCGCCGGCGAGCTCATTCGCTTAGCGCCGAGCGAAGTGCTCGCCCCCGATACGCTGCTCGCCGATCAAACATTCGTCAGGGCGGTTGAATATTCGGGCGGCAAGACGACGCCGATCCCCTCCGCATATTTCGACAGCGCTGCAGGCACACGCGATCTCAAAGCCTGCTTGGGCGTTGCCGATCTCGCAGGCTTCGGAGGGTTCTCGCGCCGCGAGCTGGCGGCGATCGGCGCAGTTCTGAAATACGTCGACCTGACTCAAATGGGCCAGAAGCCGCTCATTCACGCCCCTCGCCGTACCGGCAGCGCCTGCCTCTTCATCGATGCGGCGAGCCGAACGAGCCTCGAATTGGTGAAGTCGTCATCCGGCGACAAGTCATCGTCGCTGCTCGGCGCCATCGACCGGACGATAACCGGCGCAGGCGCCCGCGAATTGCTTGCACGAATCTCGAGTCCTCTCACCGATCCTCTCGCAATCGAAGCGAGGCTCGACGCCGTCAGCTGCTTGCTTTCCAATCGCCGCCTGATGGATGACCTCCGCTTCCTCCTCCGCGGAACGCCCGATCTCGCACGCGCCTTGCCGCGACTGGGTTTCGGACGCGGCGGCCCTCGCGATTTGGCAGCCGTGCGCGACGCCCTGGAGGCAGCCGGCGAAGCTGCCACCATGCTGACGGCGGCGACAGGACCGCTGCCACTGCCGCCCGAACTTCAATCGATCCGCTCGCGTCTTACAGCGGTCCCGCCGTCGCTCGCTTCGGCGCTCGACAGAGCTCTCGTCGAAGATCCGCCGCTTCTCAAACGCGACGGGGGCTTCGTCAAAGACGGCTACAACGCCGATCTCGATAGGGCTCGCGCATTGCGGAACGATAGCCGCCGCGTGATGGCGGATCTCGAAGCGCGCTACATCGAAGAGACAGGCGTCAAGACGCTTCGCGTCCGCCACAACAACATCCTCGGCTTCTACATCGAGGTGACACAGCTCAACGCCAAGCCGCTGCTGTCACCTCCTCTGTCCGAACGCTTCAGACATCGGCAAACGATGGCCAACGCGGTGCGATTTGCGACCACAGAGCTGCTCGAAATCGAAGGCCAGATCGCATCCGCAAGCGAACGCGCGCTGAGCTTGGAACAGGAAATCTTCGCGAGCCTCGCGCAACACATCGGAGCGGCAACGGAGGCGCTCGGCGCGGCCGCAGGCGCACTTGGCGAACTCGACGTCTATGCAGCGCTCGCATCTCTGGCGCTCGAACAAGGCTATGTGCGGCCGATCACGGACCAAAGCTCGGCATTCGAAATCCGCGGCGGCCGTCACCCTGTCGTTCAGCAAGCCCTGGCGAAAAGTGAAGGCGCGGCTTTCATCGAAAATGACTGCGTCCTAGGCAGGGGCGGAGCAGCAGCGCCCCCCGGCTTCGACGAGCTGCCGGACGCCCGCATATGGCTTGTGACCGGCCCGAATATGGCCGGCAAATCGACCTTCCTCCGCCAGAACGCCCTCATCACGGTAATGGCGCAAATGGGCTCGTACGTGCCCGCACGATCCGCACACATCGGTATCGTCGACCGGCTATTCTCGCGCGTCGGCGCGTCCGACGACCTGGCGCGCGGACGCTCGACCTTCATGGTCGAAATGGTCGAAACGGCCGCCATCCTCAATCAGGCGACGGAGCATTCCCTCGTCATTCTCGACGAGATCGGCCGCGGCACCGCGACGTTCGACGGGCTATCCATCGCTTGGGCAACCGTCGAATACCTGCACGGAATAACCAAGGCGCGGGCGCTCTTCGCCACCCACTATCACGAGCTGACCGCGCTTGCGCGACGCCTCGACGGGATCGCAAACGTCACGATGGACGTTGCCGAATGGCAGGATACCATCGTTTTTCTGCATAAAGTTAAGCCCGGCGCCGCCAACCGCTCGTACGGTATCCAGGTCGCGAAGCTGGCGGGCCTGCCGGACGCCGTTGTCACCCGGGCCCGTCAGGTTTTGGAGCGATTGGAGAAGGCGGATCGGCGTCCGCGCGTCGACAATGAAGGGATCGACGATCTACCTTTGTTTTCAGCAGCGCGGCCGACGGGCGCAGCCACGGCCAATGAGCCTTCAGCCGTTGAAAAGCTGCTCACCGCCATGCATCCTGATGAATTGTCGCCGAAGGCGGCGCTCGAAAAGCTTTATGAACTCAAGGCCCTTGCCGAAGCCCAGAAGAAGACAAAGCCTTGA